The following proteins come from a genomic window of Maniola hyperantus chromosome 8, iAphHyp1.2, whole genome shotgun sequence:
- the LOC117984651 gene encoding DDB1- and CUL4-associated factor 13, translating into MSNVKIKVISRNPEDYLRATKRDIHKLPRNYDPSLHPLEGPREYVRALNAVKLERVFAKPFIGNLDGHSDGVSSLAKHPSRLAVLASGAFDGEIRLWDLASRKCTRHFTAHEGWIRSLCFTPDGQHFTSVGDDKTIKTWKSAVLNEEDEEPTNTLLSISVVSGITHHRSKPIFATCGEQCQLWESTRSEPVKVFKWGVDSLHHVAFNQVETNLLASCASDRSIILYDFRESGPLRKVVMELRSNALSWNPMEAFIFTVANEDYNLYTFDVRKLKQPVNVHMDHTSAVIDVDYSPTGREFVAGSYDKTVRIFESLKGHSRDVYHTKRMQRLTCVKWSLDNKYILTGSDEMNIRMWKARASEKLGVLKPRERTALNYAEALKEKFSSHPQVKRIARHRHVPKHIMNAQKEIRTIKDKNRRKDANRRIHSKPGTVPFVSERNKHVVKEDE; encoded by the exons ATGTCGAATGTAAAAATCAAAGTAATAAGTCGAAATCCAGAGGACTATTTACGAGCTACGAAAAGGGATATACATAAAC taccTAGAAATTATGATCCAAGTCTCCACCCATTAGAAGGACCACGTGAGTACGTGAGAGCCTTGAATGCAGTTAAACTAGAAAGGGTATTTGCAAAGCCTTTTATTGGTAATTTAGATGGTCATTCTGATGGTGTGTCGAGTTTGGCCAAACATCCAAGTAGATTGGCAGTGTTGGCTAGTGGCGCATTTGATGGTGAAATAAGATTGTGGGACTTGGCTAGTAGAAAGTGCACTAGACATTTTACAGCTCATGAAGGTTGGATCCGCTCTTTATGTTTCACTCCGGATGGCCAACATTTTACGAGTGTTGGTGATGACAAAACCATTAAAACTTGGAAATCAGCAGTCCTGAATGAGGAAGATGAAGAACCTACAAATACACTGTTGAGTATATCTGTTGTATCAGGTATCACACACCACAGGTCTAAGCCTATATTCGCCACATGTGGTGAACAGTGTCAATTATGGGAAAGTACAAGGAGTGAACCCGTTAAAGTATTTAAATGGGGAGTGGATAGTCTTCATCATGTTGCTTTCAATCAG GTAGAGACCAACCTATTAGCATCATGTGCGAGTGACAGAAGCATCATACTGTATGATTTTCGTGAGTCTGGACCTTTAAGGAAAGTTGTGATGGAACTGAGATCCAATGCCCTCTCATGGAACCCAATGGAAGCATTTATATTTACTGTAGCTAATGAAGATTATAA TTTATACACATTTGATGTAAGAAAATTGAAACAACCTGTAAATGTGCACATGGATCACACATCTGCTGTCATAGATGTAGACTATTCACCAACTGGTAGAGAATTTGTTGCAGGAAGCTATGATAAAACAGTTAGAATATTCGAAAGTCTGAAAGGCCATTCAAGAGATGTGTACCACACTAAAAGAATGCAAAGACTCACTTGTGTCAAGTGGTCTTTAGATAATAAGTATATATTGACTGGGTCTGATGAAATGAATATAAGAATGTGGAAAGCTAGAGCCTCTGAAAAACTCGGTGTT CTTAAACCACGTGAACGCACAGCACTAAATTATGCAGAGGCCTTGAAAGAGAAGTTCAGCAGCCATCCACAAGTTAAAAGAATAGCACGTCATAGGCATGTGCCTAAACATATAATGAACGCTCAAAAGGAAATTAGAACTATCAAGGATAAGAACAGGCGTAAGGATGCCAATAGACGTATACATAGTAAACCTGGCACTGTGCCATTTGTTTCCGAGCGCAATAAGCATGTTGTCAAAGaagatgaataa
- the LOC117984654 gene encoding kelch domain-containing protein 3 isoform X2, with product MRWTVHIEGGPRRVNHAAVCIEDKIYSFGGYCSSEEYKDWDPIPVHVLDTTTLRWRPVRYRKRDIALPYQRYGHSAIAYGHKVYMWGGRNNAVACDTLSCFDTKKLKWSTPPVTGMVPYAKDGHSACIIKNKMYIFGGFEYIFDQYTQDVHCLNLDTMQWTYINTHGTPPCHRDFHTAVAYNDRMYIYGGRGDVNGPYNSDDEIYCPHVYYLDTITETWINVKANGTWPEPRRSHSAWIYNDYMYIFGGLNAKTKTHFNDVYRYSIKGNLWEQLNVQGVGPCQRRRQQCLNYKDKVYLFGGTSPCTHNNYIRMRQFDDSDDNPERLIDNSDLHVLDYSPTLKTLAILAVLEYNLDPSSLPQDIILDIRTMTLPNCISRPINQSG from the exons ATGAGATGGACGGTGCATATTGAAGGTGGTCCTAGACGTGTTAACCATGCGGCTGTATGCATTGAAGACAAGATATACTCGTTTGGTGGGTACTGCTCATCAGAGGAGTATAAAGATTGGGATCCAATTCCAGTTCATGTGCTGGATACAACTACGCTGAGGTGGAGGCCTGTGAGATATAGGAAACGTGATATAGCTTTGCCCTATCAAAGATATGGTCACTCTGCTATTGCATATGGACACaag GTATACATGTGGGGTGGCAGGAACAATGCTGTAGCGTGCGACACACTGTCGTGTTTTGACACAAAGAAGTTAAAATGGAGCACACCTCCAGTGACTGGTATGGTACCTTATGCAAAAGATGGACATTCTGCTTGCATTATCAAGAATAAGATGTACATTTTCGGGGGATTTGAATATATCTTTGACCAATATACCCAAGATGTCCACTGCTTAAATTTGGATACTATGCAATGGACCTACATTAACACACACGGCACTCCACCGTGCCATCGAGATTTTCACACGGCTGTTGCATATAATGACAGAATGTACATATATGGAGGAAGAGGAGATGTAAACGGTCCATATAAttctgatgatgaaatatactGCCCACATGTTTATTATCTTGATACAATCACAGAAACATGGATTAATGTGAAAGCTAATGGTACATGGCCAGAACCTAGAAGAAGTCATTCTGCTT gGATATACAATGACTACATGTACATTTTTGGTGGGTTAAATGCCAAAACAAAGACCCACTTTAATGATGTATACAGATATTCAATAAAGGGGAATTTATGGGAGCAACTGAATGTCCAAGGAGTTGGACCTTGTCAGAGGAGGCGTCAACAATGTTTGAATTATAAGGACAAAGTTTACCTATTTGGAGGTACAAG cCCTTGCACACACAATAATTACATCAGAATGAGGCAATTTGATGATTCCGATGATAATCCTGAGAGATTAATTGACAATAGTGATTTGCATGTCCTGGACTATTCACCTACACTGAAGACATTGGCTATACTTGCAGTTCTAGAATACAACTTGGACCCCTCTTCACTGCCACAAGATATTAT ACTCGATATAAGGACTATGACATTACCGAATTGCATCAGCAGGCCTATCAATCAGTCTGGATGA
- the LOC117984654 gene encoding kelch domain-containing protein 3 isoform X1 yields MFYLNRQINFRMRWTVHIEGGPRRVNHAAVCIEDKIYSFGGYCSSEEYKDWDPIPVHVLDTTTLRWRPVRYRKRDIALPYQRYGHSAIAYGHKVYMWGGRNNAVACDTLSCFDTKKLKWSTPPVTGMVPYAKDGHSACIIKNKMYIFGGFEYIFDQYTQDVHCLNLDTMQWTYINTHGTPPCHRDFHTAVAYNDRMYIYGGRGDVNGPYNSDDEIYCPHVYYLDTITETWINVKANGTWPEPRRSHSAWIYNDYMYIFGGLNAKTKTHFNDVYRYSIKGNLWEQLNVQGVGPCQRRRQQCLNYKDKVYLFGGTSPCTHNNYIRMRQFDDSDDNPERLIDNSDLHVLDYSPTLKTLAILAVLEYNLDPSSLPQDIILDIRTMTLPNCISRPINQSG; encoded by the exons atgttttatttaaacagACAAATTAATTTCAGAATGAGATGGACGGTGCATATTGAAGGTGGTCCTAGACGTGTTAACCATGCGGCTGTATGCATTGAAGACAAGATATACTCGTTTGGTGGGTACTGCTCATCAGAGGAGTATAAAGATTGGGATCCAATTCCAGTTCATGTGCTGGATACAACTACGCTGAGGTGGAGGCCTGTGAGATATAGGAAACGTGATATAGCTTTGCCCTATCAAAGATATGGTCACTCTGCTATTGCATATGGACACaag GTATACATGTGGGGTGGCAGGAACAATGCTGTAGCGTGCGACACACTGTCGTGTTTTGACACAAAGAAGTTAAAATGGAGCACACCTCCAGTGACTGGTATGGTACCTTATGCAAAAGATGGACATTCTGCTTGCATTATCAAGAATAAGATGTACATTTTCGGGGGATTTGAATATATCTTTGACCAATATACCCAAGATGTCCACTGCTTAAATTTGGATACTATGCAATGGACCTACATTAACACACACGGCACTCCACCGTGCCATCGAGATTTTCACACGGCTGTTGCATATAATGACAGAATGTACATATATGGAGGAAGAGGAGATGTAAACGGTCCATATAAttctgatgatgaaatatactGCCCACATGTTTATTATCTTGATACAATCACAGAAACATGGATTAATGTGAAAGCTAATGGTACATGGCCAGAACCTAGAAGAAGTCATTCTGCTT gGATATACAATGACTACATGTACATTTTTGGTGGGTTAAATGCCAAAACAAAGACCCACTTTAATGATGTATACAGATATTCAATAAAGGGGAATTTATGGGAGCAACTGAATGTCCAAGGAGTTGGACCTTGTCAGAGGAGGCGTCAACAATGTTTGAATTATAAGGACAAAGTTTACCTATTTGGAGGTACAAG cCCTTGCACACACAATAATTACATCAGAATGAGGCAATTTGATGATTCCGATGATAATCCTGAGAGATTAATTGACAATAGTGATTTGCATGTCCTGGACTATTCACCTACACTGAAGACATTGGCTATACTTGCAGTTCTAGAATACAACTTGGACCCCTCTTCACTGCCACAAGATATTAT ACTCGATATAAGGACTATGACATTACCGAATTGCATCAGCAGGCCTATCAATCAGTCTGGATGA